In Leptospira limi, a single genomic region encodes these proteins:
- a CDS encoding dihydrofolate reductase family protein gives MISLKAYIASSLDGFIAKKDGSVDWLHAEKYQLENEDFGYEKFMESIDCIVMGRITFETVLQFEPYPFENVPVIVVSNNPNYQIESKHQITIFTRPLRELIPFLESNQYQNVYVDGGKLIQSFLKESLLDEITITQIPILLGSGIPLFGGTDKEIDLKHRKTQTFPNGFVQTEFEIVK, from the coding sequence ATGATATCATTGAAAGCATATATTGCAAGTAGCCTAGACGGATTTATTGCAAAAAAAGATGGCTCTGTCGACTGGCTTCACGCGGAAAAATACCAACTAGAAAACGAAGACTTCGGATATGAGAAGTTTATGGAATCCATCGATTGTATCGTGATGGGTCGAATTACGTTTGAAACTGTTTTACAGTTCGAACCTTATCCATTCGAAAACGTACCTGTCATCGTGGTATCAAACAATCCGAACTACCAAATCGAATCGAAACATCAGATTACGATCTTCACACGCCCGTTACGAGAACTGATTCCATTCCTCGAATCGAACCAGTACCAAAATGTCTATGTAGACGGTGGGAAACTCATTCAGTCGTTTCTGAAAGAATCCCTATTAGATGAAATTACAATCACTCAAATTCCCATACTACTTGGAAGTGGGATCCCGCTCTTTGGTGGAACTGACAAAGAGATTGATCTTAAACATAGAAAAACACAAACCTTTCCCAATGGATTTGTCCAAACTGAATTTGAGATTGTAAAATAA
- a CDS encoding type II toxin-antitoxin system Phd/YefM family antitoxin yields the protein MISVGIRELKSHLSQYIELVKNGENVLITEHNRVVAELKYPEKENSDNNVQKILNQLASEGKLIPAKRKSTQISKIQKQNLTHKKQGDWWALYQDSKEDQF from the coding sequence ATGATATCGGTCGGAATTCGCGAATTAAAATCTCACCTTAGCCAGTATATCGAATTAGTTAAAAATGGCGAAAATGTGCTCATTACAGAGCACAACAGAGTGGTTGCAGAACTCAAATATCCCGAAAAAGAAAACTCCGACAATAATGTACAAAAAATTCTGAATCAACTTGCAAGCGAAGGAAAATTAATTCCTGCTAAACGAAAATCTACACAAATCAGTAAAATTCAAAAACAAAACCTAACTCATAAAAAACAAGGAGATTGGTGGGCCTTATACCAAGACTCAAAAGAAGATCAGTTTTAA
- a CDS encoding PAS domain-containing sensor histidine kinase has product MNLDPRTVVFINIVGCLMMSLGLWFASGYYFKKLRMVKAWSLATLLQGLGWIVMGALRGQIPDWISISFGNTFIFLSIVSYHAIIVNLFGKKSNWKVSVFFAVVFFVTIALYQFSTFPQQYRISILSIFPSVYFLLTAKTIFVENRKQQLTGNFLFYFFLFSGLFLLGRSLVYAFTEVSVTQIAFGKGPIQDVTYLFFYIISVLMTFGFLLLCIDIFIKGQIQDEEKYKSLAENSTDIIWVWNFDLEKFTYVSPSITQVTGYTIQEASDHHLSNTFTHDSYLQLKELLLPRMEDFRYSGMKIPYAYELEQVRKDGSTIWIEANTVFQKNQNSEIELLGVSRDIDGRKKSQAEMNRYFKELQLLNQTKDKFFSIISHDLKGPIGGMNTFIGMLMEDMETRSPKRMRNDLNILYQSSGEVYALLENLLTWARSQTNEISFLPENVSVKTSVDTVISYFTFMTENKGIRIQNLVENDTVVFADENMLETILRNLVSNAIKYSHVGGQVIVSAKPIDGNVSIQVEDFGTGISDEIRSTFFQIDAKQKSMPGTLGERGTTLGLILCKEFIEKNHGKIFVESEVGKGSKFYFTLPKGK; this is encoded by the coding sequence ATGAACTTAGATCCAAGAACAGTTGTATTCATCAATATTGTCGGATGTCTTATGATGTCTCTTGGACTCTGGTTTGCATCAGGTTATTATTTTAAAAAACTCAGGATGGTGAAGGCATGGTCCCTTGCGACTTTGTTGCAAGGTCTTGGATGGATTGTGATGGGGGCTCTTCGCGGTCAAATCCCTGATTGGATCTCCATTAGTTTTGGAAATACTTTCATCTTCTTATCAATTGTATCTTACCATGCGATCATTGTGAATTTATTTGGGAAAAAATCAAATTGGAAAGTAAGTGTTTTTTTTGCAGTGGTGTTCTTTGTCACGATAGCCCTCTACCAGTTTTCAACCTTCCCACAACAATACCGAATCTCGATTCTTTCCATATTTCCGAGTGTCTATTTCCTTCTCACAGCAAAAACGATCTTTGTAGAAAATAGAAAACAACAGCTAACAGGAAACTTTCTGTTTTATTTTTTTCTCTTCAGTGGTTTATTTCTGTTAGGTCGATCGCTCGTTTATGCATTTACAGAAGTCTCTGTCACTCAAATTGCTTTTGGGAAAGGTCCGATCCAAGACGTTACTTATTTATTTTTTTATATTATTTCTGTGCTAATGACATTCGGCTTTTTATTGTTATGCATTGATATTTTTATCAAAGGCCAAATCCAAGATGAAGAGAAATATAAATCACTCGCCGAAAACTCTACCGACATCATTTGGGTTTGGAATTTTGATTTAGAAAAGTTTACCTATGTGAGTCCTTCCATTACTCAAGTGACTGGGTATACCATTCAGGAAGCATCGGATCACCACTTATCGAATACATTCACACATGATTCTTATCTGCAATTGAAGGAACTGCTCCTCCCCCGTATGGAAGATTTTCGGTATTCCGGTATGAAAATCCCGTATGCATATGAATTGGAACAAGTGCGAAAAGATGGATCTACGATCTGGATTGAAGCCAATACTGTGTTTCAAAAGAACCAAAACTCGGAAATAGAATTACTCGGTGTCTCTCGTGATATTGATGGAAGGAAAAAATCACAAGCGGAGATGAATCGTTATTTTAAGGAACTCCAATTACTAAACCAAACAAAAGATAAATTTTTCTCCATCATATCTCATGACCTAAAGGGACCTATTGGTGGCATGAACACGTTTATTGGTATGTTAATGGAAGATATGGAGACTAGGTCTCCGAAACGGATGCGAAATGATCTGAATATTTTATACCAATCTTCGGGCGAAGTGTATGCGTTACTTGAAAATTTATTAACTTGGGCTAGGTCTCAAACCAATGAGATTTCATTTTTACCTGAGAATGTATCTGTGAAAACTTCAGTGGATACTGTTATCTCATACTTTACGTTTATGACAGAAAATAAAGGGATTCGCATTCAGAACTTAGTTGAGAATGACACTGTTGTTTTTGCAGATGAGAATATGTTGGAAACGATTTTAAGAAACTTAGTTTCCAATGCGATTAAGTATTCTCATGTCGGTGGACAGGTGATCGTTTCAGCGAAACCAATTGATGGCAATGTATCCATCCAAGTAGAAGATTTTGGAACAGGAATTTCAGATGAAATTCGAAGTACGTTCTTTCAAATCGATGCAAAACAAAAGAGTATGCCAGGAACCTTAGGGGAACGAGGCACAACTCTTGGTTTGATCTTATGTAAGGAATTTATCGAAAAAAATCACGGGAAAATCTTTGTGGAGAGTGAAGTGGGGAAGGGATCTAAATTTTACTTCACTCTGCCCAAAGGCAAATAA
- the dgcR gene encoding diguanylate cyclase DgcR, with amino-acid sequence MPKELRKILIIEDSELQRKVISRWITKNGYTAIEADSISVAREKILNEPIDVVLLDWELPDGNGIELISDILSTSPVGWLPIIMVTGHTEPEYFKLAIEAGATDYISKPAKEIELLARIFSALRIKSLHDQLRETAIRDVMTNLYNRRYMEERIEQEFQRCKRHNSLLSLAMIDLDKFKSINDTYGHEIGDQVIKQLAHALKTSFRKSDIISRFGGEEFVILFPETSIADAARILDRVRENVSKIEMKSDSDQIFHFTFSGGVAGGNLSDFNSNQELLKIADKNLYEAKSSGRNQIVS; translated from the coding sequence ATGCCGAAAGAACTCAGAAAAATTCTAATCATTGAAGATTCTGAACTGCAACGGAAGGTTATCAGTCGGTGGATTACCAAAAATGGTTACACCGCGATTGAAGCTGATTCCATTTCCGTTGCACGGGAAAAGATCCTCAATGAACCAATCGATGTAGTCTTACTCGATTGGGAACTACCAGATGGGAATGGCATTGAATTAATTTCGGATATCCTCTCGACATCTCCCGTCGGTTGGCTTCCTATCATTATGGTAACAGGCCATACAGAACCCGAATATTTTAAATTAGCGATAGAGGCAGGGGCAACTGATTACATCAGTAAACCTGCCAAAGAAATTGAACTACTAGCAAGAATTTTTAGTGCTTTGCGAATCAAGTCATTACATGACCAATTGCGTGAAACTGCGATTCGAGACGTCATGACCAATCTATATAATCGACGTTATATGGAAGAACGAATCGAACAAGAATTCCAACGATGTAAAAGGCATAATAGCTTATTATCTTTGGCAATGATTGATCTCGATAAATTTAAGTCGATCAATGACACGTATGGGCATGAGATTGGAGACCAAGTGATCAAACAATTAGCTCATGCATTAAAAACAAGTTTTAGAAAATCAGATATCATTTCTCGGTTTGGAGGGGAAGAGTTTGTCATCCTTTTCCCAGAGACAAGCATTGCCGATGCGGCAAGAATTTTAGACCGTGTGAGAGAGAATGTTTCCAAAATTGAGATGAAGTCTGATTCAGATCAAATTTTCCATTTTACGTTTAGTGGTGGTGTTGCTGGTGGAAACTTATCCGATTTTAATTCGAATCAGGAATTGCTTAAAATCGCTGATAAAAATTTATACGAAGCAAAGTCTTCTGGACGTAATCAAATCGTTAGCTAA
- a CDS encoding serine/threonine protein kinase has translation MNLHHSFYQLTPDTILNAIESLGYETTGRYFVLNSVENRVYDIETLKAGRIVVKFYRPGKWSQKQILEEHAFLQELAGEEIPVLAPIAIEGKTLFEWEGIYFAIWPLRNGRIVEEIQSNDLERVGALLGRIHSVGKRSQIKSRPSLDIPSYGLTALQYILDKKFITNSALAERYEKNARSAFAIFESLTNEYQIPSQRIHGDCHKGNLLISPDGFSILDFDDFLHGPIVQDFWMLLPFGEADRKHEFFDFFAGYCMFADYDENWLKLIEPLRIIRFIHYAAWIGKRWEDPSFPSLFPHFGTEEYWLKETLDLENANRDLDDANPSPTSPKENTEPEMTNKDFFWDWDN, from the coding sequence TTGAACCTCCATCATTCTTTTTACCAATTAACTCCCGATACAATCTTAAACGCGATCGAATCCCTTGGTTATGAAACAACCGGAAGGTATTTTGTTTTAAACAGTGTTGAGAATCGTGTGTATGATATCGAAACTCTGAAAGCTGGAAGGATTGTTGTTAAATTCTATCGACCTGGGAAATGGAGCCAAAAACAAATCTTAGAAGAACATGCTTTTTTACAAGAGTTAGCGGGAGAAGAAATCCCAGTTCTTGCACCAATCGCTATCGAAGGAAAAACACTCTTTGAATGGGAAGGAATTTACTTTGCCATTTGGCCTTTACGCAATGGAAGGATCGTAGAAGAAATCCAATCGAATGATTTGGAACGAGTAGGGGCCTTACTTGGAAGGATCCATTCCGTTGGGAAACGAAGTCAGATCAAAAGTAGACCTTCTCTTGATATTCCAAGTTATGGTCTTACTGCTCTGCAATATATATTAGATAAAAAATTCATAACGAATTCTGCATTGGCCGAACGGTATGAAAAGAATGCACGCAGTGCCTTTGCCATCTTTGAATCGCTGACAAACGAATACCAAATCCCTTCCCAAAGGATCCATGGTGATTGTCACAAAGGAAATTTATTAATCTCTCCCGATGGATTTAGCATTTTAGATTTTGATGATTTTTTACATGGACCCATTGTTCAAGATTTTTGGATGTTACTTCCGTTTGGGGAAGCAGATCGTAAACATGAGTTCTTTGATTTTTTTGCAGGCTATTGTATGTTTGCAGACTATGATGAAAATTGGCTCAAATTAATTGAGCCATTACGAATCATTCGATTCATCCACTATGCAGCATGGATTGGAAAACGTTGGGAAGACCCATCGTTTCCATCTCTTTTCCCTCATTTCGGAACAGAAGAATATTGGTTAAAAGAAACATTAGATTTAGAAAATGCAAATCGTGATTTAGATGATGCCAATCCTTCTCCCACATCACCGAAAGAAAACACTGAACCAGAGATGACGAATAAAGATTTTTTTTGGGATTGGGATAACTAA
- a CDS encoding PIN domain-containing protein, protein MIYYIETSIILSIILGDHFNDKAVKIWNAPSEKVSSILTLIEATIVLRRFFKNNKKNLSAQWLSKHEKILKELLSECSLMKIDESIQSIIELKKEIADCRSLDGIHVATAIFLKDVMHSSNFAFHSFDTRVNEVAAKFGLRPDVA, encoded by the coding sequence ATGATCTACTATATTGAAACTAGCATTATACTCTCTATCATTCTAGGGGATCATTTTAACGATAAGGCAGTAAAAATTTGGAATGCTCCTAGCGAAAAAGTGAGTTCTATCCTTACCCTAATAGAAGCGACTATTGTTTTAAGAAGATTCTTTAAAAATAACAAAAAGAACCTTTCTGCGCAATGGCTTTCGAAGCATGAAAAAATACTAAAAGAATTACTTTCTGAATGTTCCTTAATGAAAATTGACGAGAGTATTCAATCAATCATTGAATTAAAGAAGGAAATTGCAGATTGTAGGTCTTTAGATGGTATCCATGTTGCAACTGCAATTTTTTTAAAAGATGTTATGCATTCATCAAACTTTGCATTTCATAGTTTTGATACTAGAGTCAATGAAGTAGCGGCAAAATTCGGATTAAGACCAGACGTCGCATAA
- a CDS encoding efflux RND transporter periplasmic adaptor subunit, with product MDFVEILKSKNAKIGIGVLLFLGFSFLLLRKNPKPVEISEVTKGTYQQILSVQGKSKIKELYTVYSPVNGVMRRVELHAGDQVKKGMTLLTVDWDIVKTVKASANGQILKVYRESAGPIAMEEKILDYGDLSKLEIIAYVLTEDMPELTLGDPVKLSGFGDQILKGKIANIEPAAITKISSLGVEEQRVPISIAFDPPNGMGDGYELECKIILFEKPNSILIPSSALFRQDDKWAVYTVEKKKATLRFVTVEHQSEGISLIKEGLKEGESIILYPGDGIANGTKVIAE from the coding sequence ATGGATTTCGTAGAAATTTTAAAATCTAAGAACGCAAAAATTGGAATTGGAGTTTTATTATTCTTAGGTTTCTCTTTTTTACTCTTACGTAAAAATCCCAAACCAGTTGAAATATCCGAAGTCACCAAAGGAACCTACCAACAAATCCTTTCCGTCCAAGGGAAATCAAAGATCAAAGAATTGTACACTGTGTATTCTCCAGTCAATGGGGTGATGCGAAGGGTCGAACTCCATGCGGGTGACCAAGTGAAGAAAGGTATGACCTTACTCACTGTTGATTGGGACATTGTCAAAACAGTGAAGGCAAGTGCCAATGGCCAAATTCTTAAAGTATACCGAGAAAGTGCAGGCCCCATTGCGATGGAAGAAAAAATCTTAGACTATGGTGATCTTTCCAAACTGGAAATCATCGCCTATGTTTTAACCGAAGATATGCCAGAGCTGACACTTGGTGACCCTGTGAAACTTTCTGGATTTGGGGATCAAATCTTAAAAGGGAAAATCGCAAACATAGAACCCGCAGCCATTACCAAGATCTCTTCGCTTGGAGTGGAAGAACAAAGAGTTCCTATCTCGATCGCCTTTGATCCACCAAATGGAATGGGAGATGGTTATGAATTAGAATGTAAGATCATTCTCTTTGAAAAACCAAACTCGATTCTCATACCAAGTTCTGCACTCTTTCGCCAAGATGACAAATGGGCAGTGTATACGGTTGAGAAGAAAAAAGCAACATTACGCTTTGTGACTGTCGAACACCAAAGTGAAGGGATTAGTCTCATCAAGGAAGGATTGAAAGAAGGAGAATCTATTATTTTGTATCCAGGTGATGGGATCGCAAATGGAACCAAAGTGATCGCTGAATAA
- a CDS encoding DUF167 domain-containing protein: MKISVKVKANQKTQSLEFQSEKECIAKLKSLPIKGKANQELVGLLAKHFGVTKKNIEIISGHVSNIKIVEISNLD, encoded by the coding sequence ATGAAAATTTCAGTGAAAGTGAAAGCAAACCAAAAGACTCAAAGCCTGGAATTTCAATCCGAGAAGGAATGCATTGCAAAATTAAAATCCTTGCCGATCAAAGGCAAAGCCAATCAGGAATTAGTTGGTCTTCTAGCGAAACATTTTGGAGTCACAAAAAAGAATATCGAAATCATTTCCGGCCATGTTTCCAACATAAAAATCGTGGAAATCTCTAATTTGGATTGA
- a CDS encoding TetR/AcrR family transcriptional regulator, with the protein MKEKITNQALRLLKKEGLKSFSMRKLAEKLSIDPMTIYYYFKNKDQLLAELVDVVFRNFYEGLQLEEGRAKEKEKLETVLIEYRSFFIQYIDLSLYLIQSPNEEYPAVKLLNDLILNLIQASSPYENPELTRDILIDFIHGNALSVSNKPRKGSKVRMKPNQTDPFRESLTILLNRLFYNTRLT; encoded by the coding sequence ATGAAAGAAAAAATCACAAATCAGGCCTTACGTTTGCTAAAAAAAGAAGGGTTAAAATCCTTCAGTATGCGAAAACTCGCAGAAAAATTATCAATCGATCCGATGACAATTTACTATTACTTCAAAAATAAAGACCAACTTCTGGCGGAACTTGTGGATGTGGTCTTTCGCAATTTTTATGAGGGATTACAATTGGAGGAAGGAAGAGCGAAAGAGAAGGAAAAACTGGAAACAGTTCTTATCGAATATAGATCGTTTTTTATCCAATACATAGATTTGTCTTTGTATCTGATCCAAAGTCCAAACGAGGAATATCCTGCAGTGAAATTGTTAAATGATTTGATATTGAATTTGATCCAAGCCTCAAGTCCATACGAGAATCCAGAACTCACTCGTGACATTTTAATTGATTTCATTCATGGGAACGCACTCTCCGTTTCCAACAAGCCGCGTAAAGGATCGAAGGTTAGAATGAAACCAAACCAAACAGATCCATTTAGAGAATCACTCACAATCCTCTTAAATCGTTTGTTTTATAACACTCGTTTGACCTAA
- a CDS encoding ABC transporter ATP-binding protein: protein MKHPSALLQTKNLGKTYQVGEVPLVALHSVNVDFFEGELVVMLGASGSGKSTLLNILGGLDTATTGEVLFHGNTLALESDEGLTLYRRNHVGFVFQFYNLIPSLTAEENVRLVTDLSENSMTPLEALTLVKLAERKDHFPAQLSGGEQQRVAIARAIAKRPELLLCDEPTGALDFKTGRIVLEAITGINKDLGTTTVVITHNESIAQIADRIILVKDGTIVSDAKNHHKKSVSEVSW from the coding sequence ATGAAACACCCTTCAGCACTTCTCCAAACCAAGAACCTCGGAAAAACATACCAAGTTGGTGAAGTCCCTCTCGTTGCCCTTCATTCCGTCAATGTTGATTTTTTTGAAGGGGAACTTGTTGTCATGTTAGGGGCATCGGGGTCTGGCAAATCTACCCTTCTCAATATTTTAGGTGGTTTGGATACAGCCACTACAGGCGAAGTTTTATTCCATGGAAACACATTAGCACTCGAGTCAGATGAAGGACTCACTCTCTACAGAAGGAACCATGTTGGGTTTGTGTTTCAGTTCTATAATTTAATCCCAAGTTTGACAGCAGAAGAAAACGTAAGACTCGTTACGGACCTTTCAGAGAATTCCATGACACCACTCGAAGCTCTGACTCTCGTAAAATTAGCAGAGAGAAAAGACCACTTCCCGGCCCAACTTTCAGGTGGCGAACAACAACGTGTGGCCATCGCACGAGCCATTGCCAAAAGACCTGAACTTTTGTTATGTGATGAACCAACAGGAGCATTGGATTTTAAAACAGGTAGAATTGTACTAGAAGCAATCACTGGGATCAACAAAGACCTAGGTACCACAACGGTTGTGATCACCCATAATGAATCAATCGCTCAAATTGCAGACCGCATCATTCTTGTGAAAGACGGAACAATCGTCTCTGATGCAAAGAATCATCACAAAAAATCAGTGTCAGAGGTGAGTTGGTGA
- a CDS encoding ABC transporter permease: MIGSTLNLKLLRDLKTISLQGLTVGLVIAAGLSYFSASWSSYFSLLQAKEQFYSKQSLCDGFVYLNRAPNFLERKIADLPGITSFETRISKEIVLDFPTEVYPSAAQLLSVTDHINTIYLTKGSLPKQNQEVVISESFAKANDLEPGAELSTIIGGKRVLLTVTGIGLSPEFVYVFRPGNPLPDDKHYGIFWMKREAIEANFNFESSFNQVVFQLTKDPLDRKKTLHDLDLILEEYGGLGAKERKFIPSESFLNDEFRQLRTTAVFLPGIFLAIAAFLLHIISNRLITKEREQIATLRALGYTALQIVFHYLKLISFITAISSLLGIFIGYLLGTAMTNLYGEFYKFPHLVPVFPPLLMLFSFFFGILIGGIGTLFSLYSIIKLDPAQAMRPAAPGKYSIAFWESWITNMQTIQRMVLRNLFKRPMRTLLTILGLSTSIMIMIIGNFIQDTVGSLLDLQFNTIQRETLTLTFRNPISESVLFELKEMDGVFLAEGQRSIPIKMTKDRKSKDIVLTGLPDNSELRKILGQDLKPLQIPISGIMVNQDLAKRMDIHMGETIQIETLDGEKKKFAVQVTSFANEILGQGVFISKENLNRILEEGNLINTALLKTDPNKDIALIKEFKDDPLVIGLFSKTAILKGFQEVMQRSLQSTSVIILIFTVIISIGVIYNTAMITLSERIYELGSLRILGFTLKEVFAIIAWELSWQILCAIPIGCIFGYQLANVILNSNETEGFHIPATIYPSTYYYSILLAVFTAGISYLIVFRKLKTMDLLSVLKVRE, from the coding sequence GTGATCGGCTCCACTCTCAATTTAAAACTGTTACGAGATCTCAAAACGATCTCCTTACAAGGTTTAACCGTTGGACTCGTCATCGCTGCAGGTCTCAGTTATTTCTCCGCTTCCTGGTCCTCCTACTTTTCATTATTACAAGCAAAGGAACAATTTTACAGCAAACAAAGTTTATGTGATGGGTTTGTGTATTTGAACCGAGCTCCTAATTTTTTGGAACGGAAAATTGCAGACCTTCCTGGGATTACCAGTTTCGAAACAAGGATATCAAAAGAGATAGTTTTAGACTTCCCAACTGAAGTGTATCCATCAGCCGCACAACTCTTGTCAGTCACAGACCACATCAATACTATCTATCTAACCAAAGGATCATTACCAAAACAAAACCAAGAAGTGGTGATCAGCGAAAGTTTTGCCAAAGCAAATGATTTAGAACCGGGAGCAGAATTATCTACGATCATTGGAGGAAAACGTGTACTTCTTACGGTCACAGGGATTGGACTCTCTCCAGAATTTGTCTATGTCTTTCGACCAGGGAACCCTCTCCCCGATGACAAACACTATGGAATCTTCTGGATGAAACGCGAGGCAATTGAAGCCAATTTTAATTTTGAATCCTCCTTCAATCAGGTGGTATTCCAACTCACAAAAGATCCTTTGGATCGAAAAAAAACATTACACGACTTAGATTTAATCCTCGAGGAATACGGTGGCCTTGGTGCCAAAGAACGAAAGTTTATCCCTTCGGAATCCTTTCTAAACGATGAATTTAGACAACTGAGGACAACGGCAGTATTCCTACCTGGGATCTTCCTTGCAATCGCGGCCTTTTTATTACACATCATCTCGAACCGTCTCATCACAAAAGAAAGAGAACAAATCGCAACCTTACGCGCATTAGGATACACTGCCTTACAAATTGTTTTCCATTATTTAAAACTCATTTCGTTCATCACAGCGATTAGTAGTTTACTTGGAATTTTCATTGGCTATCTGCTTGGGACTGCGATGACAAACCTATATGGAGAATTTTATAAATTCCCACATCTCGTTCCTGTATTCCCTCCTCTTCTCATGTTATTTAGTTTTTTCTTTGGGATTTTGATTGGAGGGATCGGTACTCTTTTTTCCTTATATAGCATCATCAAACTAGACCCTGCACAAGCCATGCGCCCTGCTGCACCCGGGAAATATTCCATCGCATTTTGGGAATCATGGATCACCAATATGCAAACCATCCAAAGGATGGTACTCCGAAACTTATTCAAACGACCTATGCGGACACTCTTAACCATCCTTGGATTATCAACCTCCATTATGATCATGATCATTGGAAACTTCATCCAAGATACAGTTGGCTCTCTTTTGGATTTGCAATTTAACACCATCCAGCGGGAAACATTGACCTTAACATTTCGGAATCCCATCTCAGAATCAGTTTTATTCGAACTCAAAGAGATGGATGGAGTATTCCTCGCAGAAGGACAAAGATCCATTCCAATCAAGATGACAAAGGATAGGAAGAGTAAAGACATTGTGCTCACAGGTCTACCCGACAATTCCGAATTAAGAAAAATCCTCGGACAGGATTTAAAACCCTTACAAATTCCAATTTCTGGAATCATGGTAAACCAAGATTTAGCAAAACGTATGGACATCCATATGGGTGAAACAATTCAAATCGAAACTCTCGATGGTGAAAAAAAGAAATTTGCTGTCCAAGTCACTTCCTTTGCCAATGAAATTTTGGGACAAGGTGTATTCATAAGCAAAGAGAATCTAAATCGAATCTTAGAGGAAGGGAATCTCATCAACACAGCTTTGTTAAAAACAGATCCAAACAAAGACATTGCGTTAATCAAAGAATTTAAAGACGATCCATTAGTGATTGGTCTATTTTCCAAAACAGCCATCCTCAAAGGTTTCCAGGAAGTGATGCAGAGATCGTTACAATCTACTTCCGTCATCATCCTCATTTTTACTGTCATCATATCCATTGGAGTGATCTACAATACAGCCATGATCACTCTTTCCGAAAGGATCTATGAATTAGGGAGTTTGCGGATTTTAGGATTCACCTTAAAAGAGGTATTTGCCATCATTGCTTGGGAATTATCATGGCAAATTCTATGTGCCATTCCCATTGGATGTATCTTTGGATACCAATTGGCAAATGTGATTTTAAATAGCAATGAAACAGAAGGGTTCCATATTCCTGCAACGATATACCCTTCTACGTACTATTATTCAATCCTACTTGCAGTATTCACAGCGGGCATTAGCTATTTGATTGTATTTAGAAAATTAAAAACCATGGATTTATTAAGTGTTTTAAAGGTAAGGGAATAA
- a CDS encoding TrmH family RNA methyltransferase, with translation MQKILTPLDERLGDYSLLKSKESPSDTFVADHEKTAVRLLLSEFEIQSVFCTEKYWQKHKDLITSKLQDDEKCFVADKSIFEETIGFHVHQGFMAVGKQRWAKEEDLTFPILILNAIVDSENIGSILRSAAAFGIQSVLFDTKSASPYLRRSVRVSMGAIFQLHVAKSTSLPKSIQRLKERTANVIALALPKENSDHLLKTKTIQEIGKQENLVLIIGNEANGIEESVLDASDVIGYIPMKNKIDSLNVSHALAVALSHLL, from the coding sequence ATGCAAAAAATCCTAACCCCACTTGACGAAAGACTTGGCGATTATTCGCTTCTGAAATCGAAGGAATCCCCTTCTGATACATTCGTTGCGGATCATGAAAAAACGGCGGTTAGATTACTTTTATCAGAGTTTGAAATCCAATCGGTTTTTTGTACAGAGAAATATTGGCAGAAACACAAAGACCTCATCACATCCAAATTACAAGATGATGAGAAGTGTTTTGTTGCCGATAAATCCATCTTTGAAGAAACCATTGGTTTCCATGTGCACCAAGGGTTTATGGCGGTTGGAAAACAAAGATGGGCAAAGGAAGAAGACCTAACGTTTCCCATCCTCATCCTCAATGCAATCGTTGATAGTGAAAATATAGGCTCAATTCTACGCAGTGCAGCAGCCTTTGGCATCCAATCGGTTCTATTCGATACCAAGTCAGCCTCACCGTATCTCAGGCGTTCTGTCAGAGTCTCGATGGGTGCGATCTTCCAATTGCATGTAGCCAAATCGACAAGCCTACCCAAGTCGATTCAGCGTTTGAAGGAAAGAACCGCAAATGTAATCGCGCTCGCTCTTCCGAAAGAAAATTCTGATCATCTATTAAAAACAAAAACCATCCAAGAGATTGGAAAACAAGAGAACTTAGTTCTCATCATTGGGAATGAAGCGAACGGGATTGAAGAAAGTGTACTAGATGCATCGGATGTGATTGGTTACATCCCAATGAAAAACAAAATCGATTCATTGAACGTATCCCATGCCTTGGCTGTGGCTCTTTCACACCTTCTTTAA